TAGCTCCAAGTTGTTATGGTCAACCACATGTAAGTACTGTTTCTTCTCCATTGCAGGCTTAGAGTTAACCATGATTAGAGTTATTTTTTAGTACTTTTGCAACTCATGATCAGCTGAAACTAATTAATCGAGTACTCTGCGTGCGTACTACTTTTTGCAGGCATTAATGATTAACTTCCAAAGTTACATAAACAAGATGACCATTGTTCTGTCAGTTGATGAAGACACAATTCCTCATCCCCGGGAGCTATGTGACGATATTGTCCATTCTCTTGAGCTCATTAAGAATGCCGTCATAGCAAAAGGCCTCGTCAAGGAATCTCATAACACAAATGGGACCTGTTCTGAGAATTCCAACTCCATAATTACTTGAGGATCGATCAAATTTGTGTAAACTAGTACTATAGTTCAACTTATTGATGCCCGATCGACATATCTTTCACAAGTGTTTTTTTCCTCATGATTTCTTACTGTTACAGAATGATTATCAATTAAATAAGGTTGTGGCATATATCCTATGAATTCTGAATATAAGATGTACTCATGTACCTTAATTTATCGATTTGACATATTAATGTCATAAAGTGCATTTAAGCTAAGAATTGCATTAATGTTTTTTTGTTCATGTAAGTACCACTGCaacaaaaatttgattttgagatgattttttttttttacaaaataaaaatcctctcaaaaaatgaattttagagagaaatttaaatttcgtccctaaaaacCGACGGATGTCATTAACCATTCGAACAGTCAATGTTTCGTTTGAACGATATACATAAGGATGAGAAATTTTATCCTCAGTAATTTTATGTTTGAGCATTGactaaaaccgttcgaacataaataaaataaagtacttTCGAATGGACATTAGATATGATTGAACAAGAAATTAGCAAGTTCATTTACTAAATTTAGCGAGAAATTGACTTACTGTTAGAACAGTTTATTCAACTCTTCGAACGCCAAAGAGTTATAGTTTGAACATAGGCAGTGACCATTtgattagtattaatatatgttcgaatggaaAATAAAGAGTTAGAACAGAAATTATGGCGAGATTGATTAATTGCAGAAATCTTTGGCAGGAATGAAAATGCTTTCGAAGGCTTATACATTACGTTCATACAGAGCcataactttcacaaattttgaTGGCAAAACAATACCTTACTTAATTATGGAGaagtatttaatttatatagaaaattagcaattaaagaatatatataatggaactcaataattaatttagaaaagagaaagacaattcaaaattaaattaattttacaaaacacaaaatattgtccataaaaaaaaaaatcaaataaaagatatacacTATTATCCCAACTCTTTTACCACATCCTTGACTTCGGCTAGGCGTGCTTTTAGCGGTGTTAGCCGTGTACTAATCGTCACCTGAGTCTTAGAGATGCTAGTAATCTTTGTACGTACATAAGTCAAATATGGCACTTTGGATTTTTGTACGCAATACATCAATCACCTCTGCTGATCTCTGCACGCACTATATTTGTCATTTCCTCACGAATAGTAGTGTGTGATGCGTCTTGTGTAGATATTTTACCCGATATGCCATGATCTCTCGGGTGTGCATCTCCCTAAGTCTCGATTGGCTTTGTAGTGGGAGCACGAAGACGAAATCTCGAGTGCCACATGCTATGTGACAAGGTCAAGGAGCTGATCAGCTCCCAAACATGCTCAAACATATCTGGCAGGATCGCCACTAACTGAAATCGTGTGATTAGAACCCCAAATGACAATATATCTATCATAATGTAGTGGGATTCTGATAGGTCGATATGCACCCCATGAGCGACGCGTATTATAAACCATGCCCGATTCATGCCAACCTCAAGTCTTATGCTGTTGAGGATCAATGTTATTGGTgatgattatatttataatcttgaAGAAACCAGATTAATCAACTTGTTAGATGCTCTTCATCCCATCAaaacctcatgatcagcaagacCATCTACTCTATCTACATAAGTGCTATCGTCCTTAGCTGTCTTCCCATCACCCACATTTGTAAACTCCCTGGGCACCACTTTCGAATATGTAATCAATAGTCAAGGCATACCAATAAAATTGGCGACTGCGTCCACTGAAAATGTAACTGATATGCCCTAGACCGAGATCTTGTATGCCTTATTATCTCGGCTAGCACCACCAAGCTCTCTATAGAACTCAAATACGATGTCGACGTAGGCAATGATGTCCTTCCCTTCGTTCTTCTGGTCGATGATTGATGTCCAATCATGCTTAACGAATAccagggaatgaccctcccatagaAGATCTTAAAAGTTCGAGATCTTCACCTAACGCTCAAGTAAAAGAGTTCTCTCTCGAACTTTTTTGCTGGAGGGTTGCCTTGACCTGCCACACTTCCTTCCCCTATAAGCCATTGTgaacctaaaatttaaaaattaatactagGACTTCGAACTTCAaaccaatattttctttcaatcaCCACAACAATATTTTCACTAAAACTTCAAACCAATATTTTTCAAGTAAGTAAAATTCGTCAAGGgcccaaataataaaaaaatagttaggaCTATTCATCTGGGTCGGGTTTTTTCCCAGCCCGGTCTGGAACTAGGGAAACCGGATTCAGGTTCTCGCCTGGAACTCAAATTGCAAAACTCGGACCTACTCAGTCCAGGTACGGGTTTGAAACCCGGTACCCGAGTCTTTTTTAAAAGACTTACTCGGCATCAAGACAACGGTGTCATTTTTTCGTTTGAGGGTTAAAAACTTCATCCtttgagtctctctctctctctctctctccctctctctctctctctctatgtttcTATGCATGAGGAATGATGGGGTAATCAATTGGTTGATAATGGTTTGGGTTGTTTATGGATTTTGTATTGGGTATCAACTTGTTTATGGATTCGTTGATTCATTGGCGTTATTCAGAATGGTTTTTTCACCAAAAGTGCgttcaaaagaaaagatcataaaACTTGTTTGCTTCACATTCTCAATAAATCCCCACTCTACTATTTTTAACATCTCTGTATTTACAGCTTATAAGCTGCTACAACAATTTGCTTCACAAGCTGAATGCATGTCTTGAAACTTTGTTACCAAAACCAGATCTAAAcaattctatttatttagatttaaaaGTAGGTATTTTTCaccaaacaaatttaaaaatagtcgAGTGATTAGCTTTTATCCTTTAATTGGAGTCCGCTTGCAATACAAATCATGGTAACCTCTAATTACATGGCTGATGGCTTTCTAAACTTCTTCAAGCTATACAAACATGCAATATCTATGATCAAACCCTGAAAactatatgaaattttgataactttattttatcattagtAACACTTGTAAAGGATAACAAAGCATCACAACATTATCGAGATAGAAATTAAGAACCTATAATAGAagccttaattttctttttgggatcTCTTAAAGAACTCCTAAAAATAGACCTCTTTTGGTTCCACAGCTTCTTTCACATGCACTTCCTAGTTTTCCTTGACTTCCTTGACTTCCTCCTCAACTTTCAAAGCCAAGACAGGGTATGACCTGAAGAGTCCTGTGGGAGTCTTGAAAGTGATCTTCCCAGTGGGAGGATCATCCACACAAATCTCATTGAGTGTAATCCAGAAAAAGAGCTCCTTGGCCTTGACTCCACTAAGACTCTTGATCTTGTTTTGCTCAACATATGTTGTGACTTCAGTGCCATAGGAAACAAGCTTCCCAATCTGTTCAAATTTGTGGGTTCTACTATTTTTTTGCTTCAACCACACAAAGCCAGTCTCTCTATTACACTCACATTCCTTAATGTCTTGCAATGGTAGAAACCCATTTGGCAACCCAACTTCCTTGAGCAAAAGCTTCGATTTTTCTTTACAAAGCTTGTCTCCATAATAGACCTCTGCCTTGGCCTTGACTTCCTCTAGAACCaaagacattttttattttttattttttttgctatGGCTTTTTCTAGGGTGTTCTTCTTTATTTCAAGTTCAAGGATAATGACACAGTGACAATGAATAGAGTCTTAGATTACCTGATGCATAGTTCTTGTGGTGGGATTGTGTATCTGAGATTTACTCTCTAAGGTTGGGTTCCAAGGGCCCTGTCTTGGTAAGGTTTCACTTCtaacttaaaaattttatatatttccacGTCAACCTTTCAAGTAACCTAAGTTTGCACCCACCATCTTACTTTAGGTTATGAAGTACATGATTAAATTTTCTTTAGATATATTCTGAGTCTTCTTTTTATATGCATATCTAACTTATGAATCCTCTAAATATCTTTTACTAATGAAACATTCACATAGGTTAAGATtatttgtttgttgtgtttgattttttattctgCTGTGTTTCATTAATAACAGATGGAAGAAGATTCTATGAGTTGTAATGTCAGTACAATCCATGGGGTTGGTAATGACTCATCTTCTATTCCAATGGATATGGAGGAGCATGAGAGTCTTCCAACCCCTTCATTCACATATACACAACACCCTACCCATTCAATCCCACCTTTACccaataaatctaaaaaaacaCTTAGTAACCAATCGGTAGTTTGTGAACACTTTACTAAAGTGCAACCTATTGACCATGATAACCCACAAGCTCAGCGCAACTATTGTGCTAAACTATACAGCTGCCACTATAAGAATGACACTTCATCTATGATACATCACCTCTAGAATGCATGTGAAACTTCCCCTCTTTGAGTTAAAGGAGTTGGAAAAAATCAATCATCTAGTGTTAAGAGAGATGCAGAGGGAATAGTGTGTACCCCATAAAGTCTAGTGAAGTATGATTCAGAAAAACTTAGGGTGTCAACCGCTAAGTTTTTTATTAGATGTGAATTGCCTTTTAGGCTAGTGAAGCACAAAGGGTTTGTTGAGTTCATGGCTGATTTAGAGTCTCATTTTACTTTGCCATCTcgaatcactttaaaaaatgattgtattaaCCTGTATAACGAAGAGAAGATACAACTAACCAAATTTTTGAATGGCAAAGAATTTGTCTAACCATCGATACCTAGACATCAGTGCAAAATATGTACAACATGTGCATTAAtgcaaattttattgattgcaaccggagattgtataaaaataataataaaattttgccaAATTCCCAACCATAGGGGTGAAACTATTAGAGGGTGTTAGACTTGAGGTTGTatgattagaaaattaataagattttgatTATCACAATTAATAACGCCTCATCTAATGATGTTGATGTTGATTATATGAGGAGGATGATAAAGGATAATGATTGTACCATATTGGATGGTGAGTTTCTTCACATACGGTGTGTTGCCcatatattgaatttgattgttATGGACGGTTTGAGAGATGTTTATGAGTTTATAACAAGAATTAGAGATGCCGTCAGATATGTGAAGTCTTCACCGTCAAGATTTGTCAAGTTCAATGCTTGTGcagtaaaggaaaatattagtgGGAGGATGATTAGCTTAGATATTCTtactagatggaactccacATATTTGATGTAAGTACcactgaaaaacaaaaacaagccTTTGAACACTATTATATGTATGTGGACAATGAATTCGTGAACCCCACTAGTGATGATTGGGAAAAAGCACAGATTTTTGTAGAAttgctgaaaatattttatgatgttacaTTAAATATTTCTGGCTCTTTGTATGTAACGGCTAGGGTATATTTTCAAGAACTCTGCACAATTGAACATACATTAAATGATATGTGCAAGAGTCATGATATTATCACTATGACAATGagcataaatataaaaagtacatatgacaagtattggggtaGCACATATaggttcaacttgatgatatatgttGCTTTTGTGCTTGATCCACGATATAAAATGGTGTCAATGAAATTTTGGTTGAAATAAtgcaaatgagatgagttggcgGATAGGATAGAGGCCAATGTTAAACTCTTGTTAAGCCGCTTGATTGAGCAGTATAACAAATTTTGTGTGGCAAGTGGGGGAGTTCTAATGTGGCTCAAGGGAGGCTAAACACTATTTCTACTTCTACTACTATCTCGACTAAATTTGATATCAAGTTAGAGAAATAACTTCAGGAGCAAGGGTTTATGGAGTTTAGATTAGAACTAGATAGGTATTTGTTGGAGGGATGTGCACAAAAATCACacagttttgatattttggattagAGGAGAGTTAATAACACCAATTATCATGTCCTTGTTGAGGTAGCCCGTGATGTGTTAGCCAGTACCATCATTTCCACTGTTGCCTAGAGTTCGCATTCAGTACTGGAAGATGCATCTTGAATTCTTTTAGGAGTTCATTGTCTCTAGAGATTGTCGAAACTCTCATTTGAATCCAAAATTGGTGAAGGACCAAATCTGTCGACATCCAGGAGTTGAAAGAATACGTAGAGTCAGTGGATCTTGAATGTAAGTTTAAAccttgaaatatatttttttaatatctatctaactcaatttattatatatctaactcaattttaatagttttttagaTAAGTATCTAGCTTCATCTTCAACCGAGGCTGTTGTGAGTCTCCCTTCCCATTCATGCAGAAATATTTGTTGATCTTTGATGGTATGTAGAGATTCTTATTTTTCCACTTTCTTTTGCTTTGCAAACTTCTATTTAAGTCTCTTGGCTttatattacatattaatactttttagttaatatttgttttcttatgcTACAGGTTTTGTAGTAGCTTAGGAAAAAAGCTTTAAAGCACGCTAAGGGTGGGTTTGGATAGACAAttcagatgaaataagatgatatgttttgaatagtagtgagatgttTTTAGTTAAGATGAAATGCGACagtttgtaaaaaagtgtgtgtttggatagtgagatgagatgagatagttttgactttttgggatttgataaaGGGGTGGGTCCCACTGTGCACTGTTCACTTTAGTTTTCACTGTTCATGCATTGTTTACGTTAGTTTTGGCACTGTTCACGCACTATTAATGtcaattttcactattttatactatttatttactattctttAAGTGGATGCTTTCAAAACTTAAGAGATCAAATAATATTGTGTTTGGATAACCAAAATTATTGTACGGTACAACTCTaaatgagatgttttcatctgaactgtctatccaaacccaCTAGTTAATAGAAGAccaaattttggaaaaaaaaaaatagaaagaacaaCAGCAAAAAGGAACAAGGAGTATGAAAAAAAGGAAGACCAAGCTTTGTAGTTTATTGTTGTGTATTGGAGTTTGATTAAAGCAATGTATGcattttgtaatattcttagcaAATTAATTGAAACAATGTAACATGTAGTGGATTACATCGTGTATGTCGCATgtatttggattttattttattttataaaatcattctaATGCTACATCAATATCATATAAACAATGTGGGCTTTTATGTAAAAAATCCGGATTGGTCCAGGTTCTGACCCGGGTTTGACCCTATTCAGTTTTGAAACCCAGGTTCTCAGGCCAAAATCTGGATGAAAAATCCTTAAAATAGTATAGATTATACCAATTAAGCACTCATTctaatattctctctctctatatatatcgCATGCACCTTGCTCGATCGACTACACATTGCTCTAGTGCTATTACTTggtaaataaaacaaatatataggTAGAAAGTGAGTCCATACCTCTACAATTAGTAATTATTGATAGGAAATGATAGTTGCGGCCGTAAATGTACAAGCGTCGTGTAatcagaaaaaaatgaataaatacaggatcacataaattttttattttttttaaatatagtggactatactctttttcaaaacgactgtacGACGCTTGCGTATTTCACGACtgcatataatattactcaaaaaGCATTTGACCAACgtaacattaaaaaaatcatcgtgatataatatatgcatgaataTAGTGATTTTACTAATTCATTTTATTGAGTCATAGCTgccattaggggtgtaaccggtccggtccggttttggataaatctaggaccgaaccggtatgtaccggtttttcatttttcaaaactgattacgccccggttaccctcctaaaccggtacatccggttttaccggtttccggtcagatccggtccggtttttcgatttttttaaaatataaaaaacatataataaagtattacttcttatgataaaatgttattaataatttaatatatatatatatatattatgtttaaagcatataatcaataaaatttttatttttaagattaaacttttattttataaatcataataacattatcttatatataattatattaataatatatgatcaaacaaattacaaatgttcatattta
Above is a genomic segment from Juglans microcarpa x Juglans regia isolate MS1-56 chromosome 1D, Jm3101_v1.0, whole genome shotgun sequence containing:
- the LOC121234105 gene encoding uncharacterized protein LOC121234105; its protein translation is MSLVLEEVKAKAEVYYGDKLCKEKSKLLLKEVGLPNGFLPLQDIKECECNRETGFVWLKQKNSRTHKFEQIGKLVSYGTEVTTYVEQNKIKSLSGVKAKELFFWITLNEICVDDPPTGKITFKTPTGLFRSYPVLALKVEEEVKEVKEN